In Embleya scabrispora, the DNA window CGATCTTTGATCCGCCCCATCCTGGCGGACCTTCAGCGCAAGAATGCCGTTGCCGCCGCCGAGGTGGAGCATCAGGATCTGCATCGGCGCAGCGTGATCGGGGTCGCGGTGGTCTCCGCGACCGTCGAGCGGTGCGCCGAGGTGTTGGACAGTTGCGAGCGGCTCGTCGCCGGCCGGCCCGAGTTGGATCTGCTCTCCGCACGCCGCAGG includes these proteins:
- a CDS encoding DUF503 domain-containing protein, which gives rise to MFVGTISLDVLFGDVHSLKEKRSLIRPILADLQRKNAVAAAEVEHQDLHRRSVIGVAVVSATVERCAEVLDSCERLVAGRPELDLLSARRRVYGDDD